CCCGTGGAGGCGCGGGCGCGAAGCCGGCGCTCCAGCCGTCCGGGCTCGCGGGGTGGCTGGGCCCACCCGGCCAGGTCTGCATGCTCGCCGCCACGCGCCAGTGCCCATCTCCCGCCGCGCGCCAGAAGGTGAGGTACTGGCCGAAGCGCACCACCTGCCCGCCTCCGTTGCGCGCGGGCATGCTCACCATCGTCACCCCGAACGTGTACCCCGCCGCCCCGTCTGCCGAGAGCTGCGCGTGGAGCGGCTGCCAGCGAAGCACCCGCGGGGCCGTCGCCGGCTGGGCGGCCAGAAAGGCGCGTACCGTCCCGCGTCCCTGCATGACCGGCGCGCCGGGGTACAGGTACACGGCATCGTCCGCGAGGCCGCCGGCGAAGCCTTCCGCCCCCAGGCTGTCGTTGCTCGCGGAGAGCGTCGCGTCCGCACGCAGCAGCGCGCTCCGGGCAGCGGTGGCCGCAGCCCGCGCGGACGAGGACGGTGCGGCTTGGACGGACGCGGCGGGGCGCGCGGCGACCTGCGCCGCGGCGGTACACGCAGTGAGGAAGGTGAGGCAAGCGGCGGACAGGGCTGTGCGCATGGAAGCTCTCCGTGTGTACGTGCGGCTGGAAACAGCGGACGCACGATAACGGATGCGGCCCCCTGCGGCGTACAACTCGGGGGCGAGTTGCGGCGCGTCTTCCGGAATCGCCCAGATGCACGGCTTTTCGGTGCGGCGGGTGGGGCGGACGAGAAGGGCGAGCCCCCGGCTGGTTCCACTCCAGAACGACGATGGGCCCCTCCGACAGGATGCGGAGGGGCCCATCGTCTTCCTCACATCTTCCGATCTCAGGGAATCGGCGTCAGCAGGAGCGCAGTGATGGGCCCCGAGCCTTGGTGCGCGTTCACCGCAATCTGACCGGAGTCATTCACCGCGACGACAGAATCGATGGTCCAACCGGCTTCCGCGAGCACCACGTCGGTCGTCTTCCCGTTGCGGAAACGATAGAGACGCGACTGACCCTCGAGTTTGTACGTTCCCGATACCGTACCGTTCGCACTCAGGGCCGAGGCGACCGAGAACAATCCGACGATCGAGTTCAGATTGAAGTACACGGCACCGGTGGACAGGAAGCCGTGCTTGGTACCCCCCTGCGGGTCTGCCCAGCCGATGACGTCTCCCGACGCATTCATGCCCGTGGGCGCAGTGGTCCGGCCAGAGGTGGGCACCTGGCGCGTGGTCCCGGCCGCGGTCCAGACAACAGGGTTGGAATTCGGCCAGTGGTTGTTACCCACGACGTTTCCGGCGGAATCGAGCGCGACCACCATGAGCGGGCCTTCGGGCACTCCCAGCGTCGTCACCGGGCCCAGGTGCCCATCTCTCCGCCACACCGCCGCCCCCGCAAAGAGGACCTCGCCGGCCTCGTTGATGTCGATCGCGTCCCTCCTCGCCCCGACCGGAAGGCTGGCTGCTGCGCCGTTCTCCCACACGTACGTTCCGTCCGTGCCAACAGCCACGATCTGGCCCTTCTGGTTGATCGCGGCCGCGGAAACCAACGAGCCCAGGGTGGTGCCCGCCGCCCCCTGCCAGACGATCGCGTGCGACTCCCCGTGCGCGCCGAACCAGCGGCCAACCACCGTCCCTGCGTTGTTGATGTCCGCCGCGAGAGACGAGACGGCTCCCGCCGCGGAGAGGACCGTCACGGCGTAGTTCACGGACGGCACCACGGCCACGACGTGGATCGTCTGCTCGGCCGTGTGACCCTCGGCGTCGGTGACCTGCACGACCAGCGTGTTCGCGCCGGGCTTGAGATCCACCGCCTCGCCGGCCGCGACGCTGTCGGAGAAGAGCAGCGGGTTCTGCACCGGCTGGGGCGTGCCGTTCACGCGTACCTGCACGGCGTCGTGGTAGGTGATCCCGCTCACCACCGCCCGCAGCGCGATGGCGTGGCCCCAGGCGGTGTCGCCTTCCGCGGGCGAGATCACGCGGACGGCGGGGCCCGCGCGGCGGGTCACCTCCAGCCGCATCTCGGCGGCGTTGCCCTTGGCGTCCTCCACCCGCAGGACGATGGTGTTGCTGCCCACGCGAAGCGGCTTGACCTCGAAATGCAGCGCGACCGACGGCGCGGCGGTGAGCGATACCTGCTGGGGAGCGCCGTCGTTCAGCGAATAGGTGACCTTGGCCACCCTGCCGCTGTCCGTGACCACGGCATCCACCACCACAGCGGAATCCGCGGTCGAGAACGCGTTCGCGGGCGAGGAGACGGCTACCTGGGGGGCCTGCTTGTCCCGGTCGGAGGCCGTGGGCTCGCTGCACGCGGCGAGGCCGAGCGCGAACGCCAGGGACGAGAACGCGGACACCGTCCGGAGCTTCTTCGCGAAGGTGGAGCCTGCCTGCATCGGCACCTCTGATGAATGCTGGAACGACGCCGGCTCCGGGCGAATCCCCGCGCGAGCCGTCCGGCCGTCGTCATGGTAGAAAGATAACCTGTCGCCGTTCAGCCGCGAACCCGCTACCCCGCCTCGGCGGCCCACGGATACCGCCGCCGGATCACGGCGCCGGTGAGAGCAGGAGCGCGGGGCGGGGCCGGCGCCCTGGTGCCCGTTCGCGGCGATCCGGTCACGGTCGTTCACACCGGCCACAGCGGCTGTGAGGGGGAGAGCGGCGGATTCCGTGGCGATACGGAACCCGAGCCATGTGGCATGATTGCGGAGAACGATTCCGGAGAGCGCCAACTGCCCGGCAGGAAGCCCCGCGCGACGTGCGGTGAAGCGCCGGGATGGACGCGGATACCCACGGTTCACCGTAAGTGGAGGTCTACGCTAATGGCCTGCCGCGCGCGCCGCAAGCGAGGTGCCGAAGGTGCGCAGCGCGGCCCAGTAGCGCGGGCCAGCGACGGCTGCGAGGTCGCTGTGCCCCGCGCCGGGGACCCACAGCGCGCGCTTGGGCTCGTTCGCCAGGGCGAAGAGGCGCCGGCCGTGCGCGATGGGGATCACGCCGTCGCGCTCGCCGTGCATGACGAGCAGCGGGATGCGCAGGCGCCCGATCTTGCCGATGCTGGCGAACCGGTCGAACACGAACGGGCGGAAGCCGAGCCCCACGCGCGACGCGCTGGTGAGCGTGCTCTCCAGCACGAGCCCCGCGGCGGGCACGCGCGACGCGAGGTCCACCGCCACCGCCCCTCCGAGCGACCGCCCGTGCAGGATTATGCGCTCCGGCGGGACGCGAAGCTCGCGCGTGAGATAGGCGTACGCCGCGTCCGCGGCGGCGTAGGCGCGAGCCTCGGTGGGCTTGCCCTCGCTGGTGCCGTAGCCGGGATAGTCGTACGCCAGCACCGCGAAGCCGTTGCGGCGAAGCTCCTCCAGGAACGGCGCGTCGTCGCCCAGGTCCTCGGCGTTGCCGTGGCTGAAGAGTACCGTGTACGTCGCCGCCGCGTTGGGAAGATACAGGGCCGAGAGGCGCGTTCCGTCCGCAGCACGCAGCTTCAACATACCTGGCGCGCCGTCGTGGTACGAACTCCGGTGCGGCTGGAAAATCATACCATCCGCCGCGAACCAGAAGAACGCCATTGCCGCGAGATAGACCAAGAAGAGGATGGATGCTGCGGATGTGAGGAACGAGATCAAGCGGCGGTATGGTTGAACGGCGGCGGGCACGATGGCAGATGCGTGAGATGTGCGGAGGTGTGATCCGGGATGCAACCAGGTTTGCCGTCTCAACACGGGTGAGAGAAGCCGTTCCGCGGACGAACCACCGATCACCCTCGCGCGGACGCCGCG
This region of Longimicrobiaceae bacterium genomic DNA includes:
- a CDS encoding DUF4440 domain-containing protein; the protein is MRTALSAACLTFLTACTAAAQVAARPAASVQAAPSSSARAAATAARSALLRADATLSASNDSLGAEGFAGGLADDAVYLYPGAPVMQGRGTVRAFLAAQPATAPRVLRWQPLHAQLSADGAAGYTFGVTMVSMPARNGGGQVVRFGQYLTFWRAAGDGHWRVAASMQTWPGGPSHPASPDGWSAGFAPAPPR
- a CDS encoding alpha/beta hydrolase; amino-acid sequence: MLKLRAADGTRLSALYLPNAAATYTVLFSHGNAEDLGDDAPFLEELRRNGFAVLAYDYPGYGTSEGKPTEARAYAAADAAYAYLTRELRVPPERIILHGRSLGGAVAVDLASRVPAAGLVLESTLTSASRVGLGFRPFVFDRFASIGKIGRLRIPLLVMHGERDGVIPIAHGRRLFALANEPKRALWVPGAGHSDLAAVAGPRYWAALRTFGTSLAARAAGH